A window from Populus trichocarpa isolate Nisqually-1 chromosome 3, P.trichocarpa_v4.1, whole genome shotgun sequence encodes these proteins:
- the LOC7471608 gene encoding pumilio homolog 23 isoform X1 encodes MVSVGSKALASRRDRSCCNLVEDNLMGREDKSYNQGRKKKGMSRKAKNGSFGFDADNSNKSVSGRATDGTAKPKKSSKYQNTFSEPQPSIVRKQVDPETTKYFSEIVNLFESDGVDLEERPVICGNALEEARGKEFELATDYYISHTLQILLEGCNVDHLCDFLQGCAKVFPLISMDRSGSHVAETALKSLAMHLQDDEAYSVIEETLTNICKVIVASPVDMMCNCYGSHVFRSLLCLCGGVPLDSPVFHRAKPSMILAERLNLSTSSAPGNNLSHHHQGFPGLLKFLVSGMLKCSEEDVKYLLVDQYSSLVFQASLKLFAGHDQQLLQIIPVLLDCRKENLTEGNFIEMTAVGDIVKLMKEAAYSHLMEVILAVSPESLYDEMFTKIFRKSLFELSSHHCGNFVVQALVSHARDREQMEFIWEKLGPKFRDLLEMGKSGVIASLIATSQRLHTHEHEVCKALADAVCLPNESPRSVVDRILFLESYFACVEKSNWKWPSGAKIHVMGSLILQAVFKFQNQLIQPYIMSLTSMEVDHVLEAAKDVGGARTIEAFLDSDASGKQKHRLINKLRGHFGELAMHSSGSFTVEKCFSASNLSLREAIASDLLSVQSELPKTKQGPYLLRKLDIDGYANRPDQWRSRQASKQSTYKEFYAAFGSGEVKSSKSDSFLADTSKSTSLAIGVKNVRKEIDHHLASSEKYAKHAVVDDVMKVKNKKHEKGHGGASDEKATVSVNQKPFLSVDLKKNKRHGQEERSKASRKKLKV; translated from the exons ATGGTTTCTGTTGGTTCAAAAGCTTTAGCGTCAAGAAGAGACAGGAGTTGTTGTAATTTGGTGGAAGATAACTTGATGGGCAGGGAGGATAAATCATATAATCAGGGCAGAAAGAAAAAGGGTATGAGCAGGAAGGCCAAGAATGGCAGTTTTGGTTTTGATGCTGATAATTCCAACAAAAGTGTTTCTGGGCGGGCGACTGATGGAACTGCGAAACCCAAAAAgtcatcaaaatatcaaaatactttCTCAGAGCCACAACCATCAATTGTAAG GAAACAGGTTGATCCTGAAacaaccaaatatttttcaGAGATTGTAAATCTTTTTGAAAGTGACGGCGTTGATTTGGAGGAGCGTCCGGTCATATGTGGCAATGCTCTTGAAGAAGCTAGAGGCAAAGAATTTGAGCTGGCAACTGATTATTATATAAGCCACACTCTGCAAATCCTACTTGAGGGCTGTAATGTGGACCATCTTTGCGATTTCCTCCAAGGCTGTGCAAAGGTCTTTCCTTTAATTTCAATGGATAGGTCTGGTTCTCATGTTGCTGAGACAGCTCTCAAGTCTTTAGCTATGCATCTTCAGGACGATGAGGCTTATTCTGTTATTGAAGAGACTCTAACTAATATATGCAAG GTAATTGTAGCTAGTCCTGTTGATATGATGTGTAACTGCTATGGATCTCATGTTTTCCGAAGTCTTCTTTGTCTTTGTGGAGGAGTGCCATTAGATTCCCCAGTGTTCCATCGAGCAAAACCATCAATGATTCTGGCAGAGCGTTTGAACCTCAGCACTTCTTCAGCCCCTGGGAACAATTTATCACATCATCATCAAGGATTTCCTGGTTTACTCAAGTTTCTTGTATCAGGAATGTTGAAATGTAGTGAAGAAGATGTGAAATACCTTCTAGTTGATCAGTACAGCAGTTTGGTTTTCCAGGCAT CTTTGAAGTTATTTGCTGGGCATGATCAACAGTTGTTACAGATAATTCCGGTCCTACTTGACtgcagaaaagaaaatttaacagAAGGAAACTTCATAGAAATGACAGCGGTCGGTGACATTGTAAAGTTAATGAAAGAAGCTGCGTATAGCCACCTAATGGAG GTAATCCTGGCAGTGAGTCCTGAAAGCTTGTATGATGAAATGTTCACAAAGATTTTCAGGAAATCTCTATTTGAGCTTTCATCCCATCATTGTGGCAATTTTGTTGTTCAAGCCTTAGTTTCTCATGCAAGAGATCGCGAACAA ATGGAGTTTATCTGGGAGAAACTTGGTCCAAAATTTAGGGATCTTCTTGAAATGGGGAAGTCAGGAGTTATTGCATCTCTTATTGCTACAAGTCAAAGGCTTCACACACATGAACATGAG GTCTGTAAGGCCCTTGCTGATGCAGTATGTTTGCCAAATGAGTCTCCTAGATCTGTTGTTGATCGAATATTGTTTCTTGAAAGTTACTTTGCTTGTGTGGAAAAATCCAATTGGAAGTGGCCAAGTGGTGCCAAGATCCATGTTATGGGCTCTCTGATTCTGCAGGcagtttttaaatttcaaaat CAACTCATACAGCCTTATATAATGAGTCTCACATCCATGGAAGTTGACCATGTCCTTGAAGCTGCAAAAGATGTAGGGGGAGCTCGTACAATCGAAGCATTTCTAGATTCCGATGCGTCTGGAAAACAAAAGCACAGACTAATTAATAA GTTACGGGGACATTTTGGAGAGCTCGCAATGCACTCGTCCGGTTCATTTACTGTTGAAAAGTGCTTTAGTGCCAGTAATTTGTCACTAAGAGAAGCTATAGCATCAGACTTGTTATCCGTGCAAAGTGAGCTTCCCAAGACCAAGCAAGGCCCTTACCTCTTAAGAAAATTAGATATTGATGG ATATGCTAACCGGCCTGATCAGTGGAGATCAAGACAGGCTTCGAAACAATCAACTTACAAAGAATTTTATGCTGCATTTGGATCTGGTGAGGTCAAGTCATCAAAAAGTGACTCCTTCCTTGCTGATACTTCCAAGAGCACATCACTCGCAATAGGAGTAAAGAATGTGAGGAAAGAGATTGATCATCATTTGGCCTCATCAGAGAAATATGCAAAGCACGCTGTGGTTGATGATGTCATGAAAGTGAAAAACAAGAAGCACGAGAAGGGTCATGGTGGTGCCTCTGATGAGAAAGCAACAGTGAGTGTAAATCAGAAACCTTTTCTGTCTGTTGACCTGAAGAAGAACAAACGACACGGACAAGAGGAGCGATCAAAAGCTTCAAGAAAGAagttaaaagtttga
- the LOC7471608 gene encoding pumilio homolog 23 isoform X2: protein MVSVGSKALASRRDRSCCNLVEDNLMGREDKSYNQGRKKKGMSRKAKNGSFGFDADNSNKSVSGRATDGTAKPKKSSKYQNTFSEPQPSIVRKQVDPETTKYFSEIVNLFESDGVDLEERPVICGNALEEARGKEFELATDYYISHTLQILLEGCNVDHLCDFLQGCAKVFPLISMDRSGSHVAETALKSLAMHLQDDEAYSVIEETLTNICKVIVASPVDMMCNCYGSHVFRSLLCLCGGVPLDSPVFHRAKPSMILAERLNLSTSSAPGNNLSHHHQGFPGLLKFLVSGMLKCSEEDVKYLLVDQYSSLVFQASLKLFAGHDQQLLQIIPVLLDCRKENLTEGNFIEMTAVGDIVKLMKEAAYSHLMEVILAVSPESLYDEMFTKIFRKSLFELSSHHCGNFVVQALVSHARDREQMEFIWEKLGPKFRDLLEMGKSGVIASLIATSQRLHTHEHEQLIQPYIMSLTSMEVDHVLEAAKDVGGARTIEAFLDSDASGKQKHRLINKLRGHFGELAMHSSGSFTVEKCFSASNLSLREAIASDLLSVQSELPKTKQGPYLLRKLDIDGYANRPDQWRSRQASKQSTYKEFYAAFGSGEVKSSKSDSFLADTSKSTSLAIGVKNVRKEIDHHLASSEKYAKHAVVDDVMKVKNKKHEKGHGGASDEKATVSVNQKPFLSVDLKKNKRHGQEERSKASRKKLKV, encoded by the exons ATGGTTTCTGTTGGTTCAAAAGCTTTAGCGTCAAGAAGAGACAGGAGTTGTTGTAATTTGGTGGAAGATAACTTGATGGGCAGGGAGGATAAATCATATAATCAGGGCAGAAAGAAAAAGGGTATGAGCAGGAAGGCCAAGAATGGCAGTTTTGGTTTTGATGCTGATAATTCCAACAAAAGTGTTTCTGGGCGGGCGACTGATGGAACTGCGAAACCCAAAAAgtcatcaaaatatcaaaatactttCTCAGAGCCACAACCATCAATTGTAAG GAAACAGGTTGATCCTGAAacaaccaaatatttttcaGAGATTGTAAATCTTTTTGAAAGTGACGGCGTTGATTTGGAGGAGCGTCCGGTCATATGTGGCAATGCTCTTGAAGAAGCTAGAGGCAAAGAATTTGAGCTGGCAACTGATTATTATATAAGCCACACTCTGCAAATCCTACTTGAGGGCTGTAATGTGGACCATCTTTGCGATTTCCTCCAAGGCTGTGCAAAGGTCTTTCCTTTAATTTCAATGGATAGGTCTGGTTCTCATGTTGCTGAGACAGCTCTCAAGTCTTTAGCTATGCATCTTCAGGACGATGAGGCTTATTCTGTTATTGAAGAGACTCTAACTAATATATGCAAG GTAATTGTAGCTAGTCCTGTTGATATGATGTGTAACTGCTATGGATCTCATGTTTTCCGAAGTCTTCTTTGTCTTTGTGGAGGAGTGCCATTAGATTCCCCAGTGTTCCATCGAGCAAAACCATCAATGATTCTGGCAGAGCGTTTGAACCTCAGCACTTCTTCAGCCCCTGGGAACAATTTATCACATCATCATCAAGGATTTCCTGGTTTACTCAAGTTTCTTGTATCAGGAATGTTGAAATGTAGTGAAGAAGATGTGAAATACCTTCTAGTTGATCAGTACAGCAGTTTGGTTTTCCAGGCAT CTTTGAAGTTATTTGCTGGGCATGATCAACAGTTGTTACAGATAATTCCGGTCCTACTTGACtgcagaaaagaaaatttaacagAAGGAAACTTCATAGAAATGACAGCGGTCGGTGACATTGTAAAGTTAATGAAAGAAGCTGCGTATAGCCACCTAATGGAG GTAATCCTGGCAGTGAGTCCTGAAAGCTTGTATGATGAAATGTTCACAAAGATTTTCAGGAAATCTCTATTTGAGCTTTCATCCCATCATTGTGGCAATTTTGTTGTTCAAGCCTTAGTTTCTCATGCAAGAGATCGCGAACAA ATGGAGTTTATCTGGGAGAAACTTGGTCCAAAATTTAGGGATCTTCTTGAAATGGGGAAGTCAGGAGTTATTGCATCTCTTATTGCTACAAGTCAAAGGCTTCACACACATGAACATGAG CAACTCATACAGCCTTATATAATGAGTCTCACATCCATGGAAGTTGACCATGTCCTTGAAGCTGCAAAAGATGTAGGGGGAGCTCGTACAATCGAAGCATTTCTAGATTCCGATGCGTCTGGAAAACAAAAGCACAGACTAATTAATAA GTTACGGGGACATTTTGGAGAGCTCGCAATGCACTCGTCCGGTTCATTTACTGTTGAAAAGTGCTTTAGTGCCAGTAATTTGTCACTAAGAGAAGCTATAGCATCAGACTTGTTATCCGTGCAAAGTGAGCTTCCCAAGACCAAGCAAGGCCCTTACCTCTTAAGAAAATTAGATATTGATGG ATATGCTAACCGGCCTGATCAGTGGAGATCAAGACAGGCTTCGAAACAATCAACTTACAAAGAATTTTATGCTGCATTTGGATCTGGTGAGGTCAAGTCATCAAAAAGTGACTCCTTCCTTGCTGATACTTCCAAGAGCACATCACTCGCAATAGGAGTAAAGAATGTGAGGAAAGAGATTGATCATCATTTGGCCTCATCAGAGAAATATGCAAAGCACGCTGTGGTTGATGATGTCATGAAAGTGAAAAACAAGAAGCACGAGAAGGGTCATGGTGGTGCCTCTGATGAGAAAGCAACAGTGAGTGTAAATCAGAAACCTTTTCTGTCTGTTGACCTGAAGAAGAACAAACGACACGGACAAGAGGAGCGATCAAAAGCTTCAAGAAAGAagttaaaagtttga